tggctccctgtcagctgtagaatcgattttaaagttctgctactcgtctataaatcactaaatggtttgggtcctgaatatatccaagaaatgctgattgagtacaaacccagcagggctctgagatctacagacttagGTCAACTAGTGGAatccagagttcgaagcaaacatggtgaagctgcatttagctattatgctgcacacagatggaataggctgccaacagaagtgaagtcagccccgagtgtaaatgcttttaaatccaggttaaaaactttgcttttttcagatacctttgattagggtcTTTTAAAcggctttaattaagtgtttttttaagattgttattgtgtgttctttttagtaaaatttgtaacctattttcatttatttttcttcctctgaatgttaaccgTTTCTTGAtacttatgtgttgtctttccttgtgtaaagcacattgagtttccttgtgtatgaaatgtgctatacaaataaacttgccttgcctgtAAATACTATAAAACTAATGCCTCGTGCATTTTCATTATTCATTTTCAAACTGAAGCATTACATTACCCTCTTCATCATACTTATTTTAtctgatgttattttcacaagtctgggGACCCAGTGGGCTAACCTGGGGCCTCAGGGATTGTATTTTGTGCTgtgtcatgtggaaatgtgtgttggtATACATTTTGTGGCCCACGAAAGCAAATCATGCAGGCCAACTTCCATGATTCTTGCTAAAAATCTATACCAAAATTGgtgtgtaataaaaaataatgctgagatcttaaaaaaataaaatccctttTACAGTAACTTCAACAAGAATTTAACAAACAATTCACGTTGACTTGTGATTTCAAAACTAGTAATCCATCAATTAGTTGTGTAAACAGTATAATATGATAAGATTAAACATTCATTTGGTTTCAACTTCATAAAGGCTCTCTGAGGGAaaaggggggttggggggtggggggggggggggggggcaggggaGTGTGACACCACAGACTTAATGGGCCGCATACACATACCCAACACGTCAGCAGGTTTCTCCTCTTCATCCTGATTCGCCGTTAGGCAGGTGTCCTCCGCCTCTGAAGTCATCCTTTCCGTCTCCACAAAACTCTTCAGCTCATCGACACCTCTGCCTTTCCGCTGGGGAGGCATCGGTCAAGCGTCAACACACACAAGTGACCTCTAGTGGGTGAAAAGAAGGCGGAAAGGGCTCCACATACGTGCTGCTCGTAGGACTTGAGGGCTTTCTTGACATTGGAAATCTTGGGCGAGTGAATGGGGAGCATCTTGATTTCGTTGGGAGTCAGAGCACTGAGGTCGCCCACCGTTTTGATGTTGCGCGCTCGCACGAGCTGCCCTAGACCGCGGGACCTGCCAAGATGACAACGAGGCAACAAAGTTCCAGATGAGACTCAAGACATTCATCGTTTTTGTAATGTGAaatgtcactctgtgattggtccgaaccactgcggtggaaatcaacgggagcggtacaagatgtgttcttcggggtttgtgaactcacaaatgctgtgagaattcatcttgcgagtgCAAGGTTAGGAAAAACCATCacctgggtgatactgccctcaaatggattatccgtgcactgcatgtgtcagatcatatacgtcagggttttaatgggaaaaaaaaatgctaatgcaatagagggctcaaaatgccTTTTACAAGGACCGGGATTTGTGTAAAAGACAAAGATAAATACTGTTCGGGAAATGCGCATTTGTGGAAAGCCAACCTTATTTTCTGTTACAAATAGCCAAGCAGATTCATTGAGTCATTGCAATGACATTTTCCCCCAACTCATCTGTACTCACCAAATGCTGGCCGAGATCTGAGGCAGTACCGCTTCGACAGGTGCACTGCACCCGACCAGGGCGGGATATATGCAGTTTTTGGAAACAGGCCGAGGCTCCTGACTCATCTCTGAAATCTtggggaaaaattgcaaaatgttcACTGTGAAGCTGACTAGGACAACTGTTGGTCTCCCAGATAAAAATGTGCCACTGGTTCTCAATTGGTGTACGTACCAGACATTTCTTGGAGCTCCTGAAATTTGGACTGTGAAGATTCCTGGGACTAATGGCCAGCGCACCCTTTGTTGGTGTTGTTACAAACTAAAACAGGTGGTTGTGGaaagtcagaaaaataaattccATACAGAAAACACTTTGAAGAACACTGGGCTAGTTGGCAACATTCGTACTTTGGGCTGGGGCAAGTTGTCGACTTTGGCTCTTCTGGGGGAGCTCGTTCGGAGAGCAGGACTACGGCGATCAATGTTGTCCGCCGTCTCCTGGTGTTGAATGGGATTAGCAAACGACACACGCCTGGACTGCAAAGAAAGACGGCTCAGTTACAGAAAATCAAGTTGATTCCAGTTGATCAAAAGGTCACCAACCTTGATGAGAGGCGAGGGTGTCTCCTCCTCCAGAGGTCTCTTCTGGCATTTTTTGAGGATGCTGGTTGAGGGCGAGGCTGATGGCGACCAGATTCCTTTTGTCTTGTTACCGCTTGGACTCTGGACCAGGTCTGGCATCAACTCATCCTCCAGGTCTTTCAGCTTTGCCGGAGAATCTTGGGAGATGGTGCTCATTGTCGATACAGTGGTACAAATATCACTTTGAGCATCTTCTAGATGATCATCCGTGTTTGACGTCTGGGATCTTTCTTCATCTTGGCATTTCCTTAAAGTTAGCTCATCCTCTTCAACATCCTCACGTAGAGGCATAATGTCTTCTAAGACCTGGTGTGAAGTCTTCTGAACATTGGCTGCTGAATGCTCTGTCGTCTTTGAAAGCTCATCCATGATACTTGAACAATCTTCTTGCTGTTGTCCAAGAACGGAAGTCTGAGTTTCCTCCACTGGAACAACTGTGTCTGCTTCATTGACGGAATCACACTGATTTGTCAGTCCCACTACGATAGGTGTAGTTGCCTCTGGTGAGGACTCTGAGTCCTGCAGCTTCTCTTTCACCTCCTCAAGGTCTTGTGTAGCCGCAGCAAAAGCCTGTGAAGACAAACCCTTCTGACTCTGCTCAGTAACCGTCCCTTCCGATACCAACGTTTCAGATGTGTCACCCTCTTGTGAAGAAGCACATCTTGATTTTGTTCGAGAGATGCGTTGCCAGCTGCACTTCCTCCTTTTCGGTGCTGAGTTGAGAGAGAGCCGGTTCGTCGCAATTTCAGGTTTTTCTAGAACAGGCTCCAGTACTTCAGCATTGGTGACATCCATTTGGCAGTTGTGAGACAACTGCGGGGGTTCAGAAACTGTTGGATCTTGGCGTTGTGTGGAATCCTCTTGTACTTGAGCGGGTTCAAGAATTTCTGGATCAACAGAGTTCTTCTTTTCAACCATAATGTCCACGTTGTCAGACTTACTGGTGATGGGAGTTAGTGATGTCCCTTGTGATTTTTGTCTCTTTGTCGGCAGGGAACGCTTTTCTTGGGCCTCTGAGGATTCAGATTCAAATTTGCTGGCTGTTAATGCTTTGGAAGAGCTTCGTTTTGATTTCTTGCCTTGAGAAGACTCTGTGGGTCCAGCAACATCTAAAGACTGGGGGCTTTCAGGAGTGGGAGTGGTGCTGGACTTTGACTGATTCTCATGTACCTTGCTCCTTCTTGTCCTACCTCCTTCTCTGGCCTCTACTGGACTGCTTTCTTGAGATTGAGAAATATTCTGCATTCTGGACAAGGCCTTTGTTTCAGTCTTATCTTCTGCAGATGCTTTACTGCGTCCTCGCCGGGGCAGAGGCGGACTATCAGTGGATGTCGGCGTAATCTCTTGGGACTCTTGACTAAATTTAGATTCAGGCTCCTCTTTTGTTACCTCCTCCTGATTGCTAAGAATGCAGCCTGGTGTGCTTATTTCTTCTTGGATCATGTCACTAGTTAAAGAGGCATTCATCTGAGAATCTTGTTTTTTGCTCTGTTCCACAAGTTCAATTTCTTGCAACTGGAAATCAGTTTCAGGTGAGAGATAGGCTATTTGAGAACCCgacttgtcatctttttttgtgtgctcaaGTGGCTTATTCAAGACAGTTTGGCTGGATTCTTCAGGTTTGGACAAAACCTGTGTCTGGGAATTACTTCCCTTCAAAATCCGCCTCCGTGTTTTTGAAAATCGGCCATGTTTTAGCTGTCCCTGGCTGCCAGAATCACACCCAGTATCCAATTGTGAGTCTGTCTGACTAGGCACTGGTTGCAGATTAAGACCCTCCTCAGAGTCTGATAACCGTTTGGAAGTTCTGGTACTCCTCCGCTCTGTTAGACTTTCAGTATCATACTGAGTGTCTGATTGCAAGTCAACTTGACAGGATTCTTTCATAAAAATGATCTCTGGATTCACAACATCCTCCTCTTTAGGCTCTAATAAGAATTTGGCAGGCGGGTCATGTCCCTCTGATTCTTGATCTGCCTGAGAGGGTGACTGTAAGTCGATTTGACTGGAAATGTTCTCAGACATATTAAGACCCTTCTCTTTAGACTCCAATAGAGAACTGGAATGTTGGCCACAATTTTGCTGTGACTGGCTTTCAGAATCAGCCTGAGTGTCTGACTGATTGGCATCTAGTTGAATGGACGTTATTTCAGACACTGAGTCAGGTGTAAAATCACCCACTTTGGAGTCCTGTAAACAATTGGTAGGCTGGCTGTCATTTTCCTGTGAGTTGCCTCTGGAATCAGCCCGAGTGTCTGGATACATGTCCGCTTGACTGGACAGTTTCTCAGAGCTCTCTagacacctaaaaatttcctcTTTAAGCTCCATTATGGATTTGGTAGCTCGACCTTGCTTTCGCCATGGCTGGCTTTCTAAATTAGAGGAAGTTCCTGATTGCAGCAAACTGGACGCTGTCTTGGATACGGGCTTTGGCTTGTTCAGAACATCCTCATTGGACTCCATTAACAATTTGTTGCAGCACGTTTGCTGTGACTGGCTTTTAGCATCAGACTGGGTGtctgattttaggtcagtttgaTTGGGCACTTTACGATCTTCCTCCTTGGTCTCTGGCAAAGACTTTTGACGTCGGCCACGCTTTAGCGGTGACTGCCTTTCAGATTCAGAAAGCAGGTCTCTTTCGCGCGATTCTTGCGACCTGGGTCTTCTCCTTTTGTTTTCAGCTACAGTGAGGAAATTCCCTGAACTGTTGTAAAGTTTGACCTTATTGTGTGATGGAACTGGAGACTTGGTTTTCCTTGAGAAACTGTTGTCACGCTGAGACCTCAGTCGTATTCTGCTATTCTCCTCTTCACTGGCTACCTTGCTTCTCGTATTGGGTCTGTTCTGGGGTGTCTTTGAATCAACTGGACTTTCTCGCAGGAGATTTTGTTTAGCTTGCTTACGATGTTTCCGCTCAACCGGAGAACTCAAAATCTCGGACAACTGAGAATCTTCCCCAGTCTCTTGAGAATACCTCTCTAGATCTGAGCTTCCCACATCCTCTGATGTGGAAATCACAAATCACCGTGGTTTTCTCCATGACATTTTCAGTCTGCGTGTCGgggatgacatcatcagctTCCGTTTCATTACTCGTAAGCCTTTCAGTCAGCCTTAGAGGCTCAACCTTCCGCTCACGGTCTATTTTGGGGCTTTGCGGCGACTCTTGGTGGTCCCTCACTGGACACTTTGACAGTGCCTGTGACGAGAGCTGGGAATTTTCATCAGTGGGTTTTTGGGAAGCCTTTGGAGTGGGGGTGTTTGAGTCCTGGCTATCGGAGGTCTTCACGAGGGGATCTGTGAACAAGGATGCATTACTGGGGCTCGCAGGCTTTCCTTCAATATATTTCTCCAGTGTAATGAAGGATTGACGGCGGCTACTACCACCGGACTTCTGGGGTGTTCCAGAAACTAAATCTGAAGAGCTTGACACATTAggactgatgtttttttcagcTTGCGTGTCCATATTTTCTACTCTGCCATTGTCTGTGACCCCTTCTTCTATGGAAACATCAATTGACTCGGGTATAATTTCAGGCTCCTCCTTCGTTGGCTCATTTTCCAAGGCTTTGGGGCTTGAAAAGTCTTGAGTCTCCTTTGGGTGAATGTCAGCAACTTCATTCGTCTCTTGGGGTATCTGTAACTAAACATTCCAATGACAAGATTGTCTAGTTTAAAGGTCCTTTAAatcaatttgacattttaatcaaagaaaaatgtgttaaaaagaaaaaaaagatacaatacaTGTCTTTATTGTTTGAATATGTATTTACCTCAGCTGAAGCTTCTGTGGCACTTTTGTCAGCTTCTTCATTTGGTAATTTGCTCCtatagaaatatttttggacaagtaTTACTCTTAACACTTTTTGAAACACTTGCTTGTTTCATGTCGAACATTAAATTTATCACTTACAGAGAGTCTCTTGGCTCTGCGAGTACTGCGTGAAAACTGTAGTATCCATAGAGGCATCTAAGTTGTTGTACATTGCAGGTATGTCAACCCTATGAAACAGTATATTGAATTACAAAAAATTACTTAATGAATTGGCATGACACATGAAATAGAATAATGACAACAGTACCTTTTAGTCCTTTTAACCTCCTTCTGGTGTTCTGTTAAAACCCTCTCCTTAGTTTCAGGTGGAATGAATACAAAGTCAACAGATGCCTCCTCGTCCAGTACTTCCCTGTGAGGAACTTGGGGGAGCCAAAATCCAGCTTTTGTCTGCCAGATGGATTGCATTGGTAATAATAAAACGAGGGACAACGAGCTTGACAACTTCAGACTTGATTAAGGACTTGCAGAAACAGGTCTGGAGGTACTTTGGTCCCTCTGTTCAGCCTTTCTAGCAGCAACGAGTCCCTCTTCCCAGTAGGGACAACTGGCACACCACAGAGTTTTGTTTCCAATTGGGAACTCTCGCTCTGAAGAAACAAACCACAGGTATAAGTGTAACAACAGGAGGGAAGGGTAAAAACTGTAAATATTCAGGGACAACTCACGGAATAAGGTCCACTGAGCTCGTCTGCTACACTGACTACCTCAAAGCCAGGAGTATGATGGGAGTCTTTTGCTTCACTTGGCTAAGAACTGGTCTGTAAAGAAACCGTTTAAACACAAATTGCAGTTTACCTGTAACGTATAGTTTTTGATTGACAGATAACAATAGGAGTGTGGTGGTTTTCACCTGAGCTCATCGGGTAGATCAGACAACTGCGTTAGCGAAGGTGGCATTCCAGAAATGGATGACAGCTGTGCGGTGCTGCTTGTTCTTGTGTGGGAATAGCATACAGAGGCAACGGTGAAAGCAGAGCCAGGAGGTCACTGTCACTGGCCAACATGGAGCGACTCTGAATGCAGACGAAGATCTCAGCCAGAAGCTTCTCCAtcctgcggggggggggggggggggggggcaaaccgTTAATGCTACCTATCCACGTACAGGTAAGACAATGGAGAACCCACTTTGGCGAGAATCTGCGGTCGTAAATCTGGGTGGCTCGCAGGTTGTTTGCTTGTACAGGCCCAACGAGAGCGGAATGAGGGAGGTACAAAGCTCCTTGACAGCGGTTGGCTAGCACCAGGTTGGTGAAGAGGGAGGACAAGACAGAGAGCCAGCGCAGCGCCTGTGGTTTCTGATGGAACATCCTCCCCTGCCAGGTAAAACATCCAGACACATGGACCAGCAGAGACTGAAGGTGGACAAGTTGCCAAGGGCCTTGCTTCTCTTCCTAGTCAGTTCATTGGAGTGTGAGGAGCTGCAGGAAGAGGAAGTTGAGTTTGGATGTTGGAGAGGAGCCAGTTTTCttagtacatgaaaaaaaagtgcaaactaAAATTTCTCCAAAGATGATACAAGTACACTTTCCAATGATCTGATCAACTATATcagattggacaatattttgcatattttgcaaTCTGCCCTATAGCTGTAAATCACCGATCTGACCCATGACGTTATTATTCGGACTTGCGAACTGCGACACTGCAGCCATGGTGTTGCCCACATGTACATTTATCTGTACTGCGCTGCCACAAATTCACTTTGACTGCCACTGATAAGAATTTTGCGCTACCTATCAATTCGCGTGTATGCAACCTTTTAGTGGTGCAACGACGGGGGGAGGACAAAGTGCGCATTTACAGTGGACACCATTCAAACACGTCAAGGAAGTTGAAACATACAACGCAACACCGCTTACGCTCaggctaacttcaaaataaagtttgtttacattgatgacaatgcaaatagccttagtagacattttactttgaaaggttttcttgtgtcttttttttagttGCTGATCCGAAAAACAATCGATCCAACCGCGACTTtttgtgatccgttgcaccactaacCACTTTTCTTTGTGGTATAATACTACACTGCTATTAAAAAATTAGGTTCTAACTTCTGTTCAACTGTCAACAAATAATTCATATTCAAGTCACTTTCTCCCTTTCCTTGCTTGGGGAATGGCAAGATGGTCAAAAATGGGcaaaatactttgaaaatgtttgttgaTATTCAGAACCACAGTACAAGGTTATATACAGGTAATTAACAGCTAATTGAAATTTGTGTCATCTGGTGATTAGTTCTCTGATCAGTTAAATTAACTCACCGATCAAAAATCCTGATCAAGTCTAGCAATAAGTGGACTTACACTTGAGTTCTGCTGGAACTGTGTACGGGTAGGGTGAAAAGTCCACACATTCTACCATGACTTGAAGGATGCAGGCAAACGCTGTCAGCGTGGATGGAACCTCAAACGACAAACATTGGTTGTTAACACGCAAGGTATACACAGAAATACTTAGGCATGGgctttaaaaacaattattttaaatcatgggTATATTTTGTCTGTGTTTTGAGCCTgtcattgccaaaaaaaaaaaaaaaaagttttcaatgtTTATGAGTAAGGCCAACACCTGGATAGCTCAGTCAGCTGTGGCTGTTGACGTGACACGACAACCTCGTCAGGTGctgtatttcccccccccccccccccccccccattaatgacacacacacacacacgcttctGATAACTATCATAACACAATCTTTGGTATAGATGCAGTTTGTGATACCTTTTCAAATGTATACTTATAAGTCAAGTGAGTTTTGCTACGGCTGCCATGACAAAGTCTCCCTTCTATCACTGTCAACAGTTGGCAAACAAGGATCGGACTTGGGCACCGCTGTTCGACATGATGCATGTTCCACCAATGCCCAGAGGAGTATAAAGAACACTGAAGAAGTATGGCATGTTCAGTGAAAACACGCCACAGTTTCTTGGATGTGGGGAGTGGTGGAGGGTGACATCATGCTCCCCACGGACATGTAGTGTTGGGTTACTAGTGTACAACACA
The Festucalex cinctus isolate MCC-2025b chromosome 11, RoL_Fcin_1.0, whole genome shotgun sequence DNA segment above includes these coding regions:
- the rif1 gene encoding LOW QUALITY PROTEIN: telomere-associated protein RIF1 (The sequence of the model RefSeq protein was modified relative to this genomic sequence to represent the inferred CDS: inserted 4 bases in 3 codons; deleted 5 bases in 5 codons) codes for the protein MMASAEPPSSFSIVPLLECLEDGAAGCPEQTDAYLTIANRLSGDEGRQFLPAVAKHFSRLGNAILSHVSSPHAELSQAALQALGFCVYHSHVISGVSETFTTEILSALCSVVAKSTEKNTCTRALWVISKQSFPADMVGKKVPSILSTLASVWSKGEVQSVVMEHEALNVVIRLLEQVPVQMGEWAVSWAKLVIPLVVHSASKVRLRAAAAMEMGLPLLLQKQMEVAAIVEPLMSTKLIPELQKLFMSKNEMNVLKLWPLFVKLLGKLLHRGGPFINSLLNLEELGFRSTSPTIKKIAFIAWKSLIDNFALNPDILCSAKRMKLLMQPLMSISIRTEALMLTKVEVWWYLVVQLGPNLSPHFDLVSLPLLQCTIGPEATLASATSARGQNGIATPNTSKCGPSGFNSLTPNTSRLSLNSSMQLSSSVKLLGLEMLLHYFLGPEVVATATKRKLVLALEPLRHPLLNAASSFGKHAAVLISSIKDGFNNIGKDAPDALLALLWDHLLHYVTLTIESGSKKDRHGSEVLTLTLQALQTLVRSEALPADKVLVLFESTVKGLSPRVLGSASYQVGKMDVLNGTPALFLILLLFDSNMLTAYIEDARFYQCLQTLVSCSLSGPTSPLAFAEAVLGTIDRNAASMHSKEHLLRMWSVVVAPLTDTITQSNEVNQGDALEHNFSAMHSALMFPVTHLLSGSPQQQAAQKSMLSTWSKLYKVFARCSALVVTAEENICCEELCFKMAATLDRNALTVPSTLTAFACILQVMVECVDFSPYPYTVPAELKSPHTPMNXTRKRSKALGNLSTFSLCWSMCLDVYLAGEDVPSETTGAALLSVLSSLFTNLVLANAVKELCTSLIPLSLGLYKQTTCEPPRFTTADSRQSGMEKLLAEIFVCIQSRSMLASDSDLLALLSPLLCMLFPHKNKQHRTAVIHFWNATFANAVXSDLPDELRPVLSQVKQKTPIIXPGFEVVSVADELSGPYSSESSQLETKLCGVPVVPTGKRDSLLLERLNRGTKVPPDLFLQTKAGFWLPQVPHREVLDEEASVDFVFIPPETKERVLTEHQKEVKRTKRVDIPAMYNNLDASMDTTVFTQYSQSQETLCNKLPNEEADKSATEASAEIPQETNEVADIHPKETQDFSSPKALENEPTKEEPEIIPESIDVSIEEGVTDNGRVENMDTQAEKNISPNVSSSSDLVSGTPQKSGGSSRRQSFITLEKYIEGKPASPSNASLFTDPLVKTSDSQDSNTPTPKASQKPTDENSQLSSQALSKCPVRDHQESPQSPKIDRERKVEPLRLTERLTSNETEADDVIPDTQTENVMEKTTVIVISTSEDVGSSDLERYSQETGEDSQLSEILSSPVERKHRKQAKQNLLRESPVDSKTPQNRPNTRSKVASEEENSRIRLRSQRDNSFSRKTKSPVPSHNKVKLYNSSGNFLTVAENKRRRPRSQESRERDLLSESERQSPLKRGRRQKSLPETKEEDRKVPNQTDLKSDTQSDAKSQSQQTCCNKLLMESNEDVLNKPKPVSKTASSLLQSGTSSNLESQPWRKQGRATKSIMELKEEIFRCLESSEKLSSQADMYPDTRADSRGNSQENDSQPTNCLQDSKVGDFTPDSVSEITSIQLDANQSDTQADSESQSQQNCGQHSSSLLESKEKGLNMSENISSQIDLQSPSQADQESEGHDPPAKFLLEPKEEDVVNPEIIFMKESCQVDLQSDTQYDTESLTERRSTRTSKRLSDSEEGLNLQPVPSQTDSQLDTGCDSGSQGQLKHGRFSKTRRRILKGSNSQTQVLSKPEESSQTVLNKPLEHTKKDDKSGSQIAYLSPETDFQLQEIELVEQSKKQDSQMNASLTSDMIQEEISTPGCILSNQEEVTKEEPESKFSQESQEITPTSTDSPPLPRRGRSKASAEDKTETKALSRMQNISQSQESSPVEAREGGRTRRSKVHENQSKSSTTPTPESPQSLDVAGPTESSQGKKSKRSSSKALTASKFESESSEAQEKRSLPTKRQKSQGTSLTPITSKSDNVDIMVEKKNSVDPEILEPAQVQEDSTQRQDPTVSEPPQLSHNCQMDVTNAEVLEPVLEKPEIATNRLSLNSAPKRRKCSWQRISRTKSRCASSQEGDTSETLVSEGTVTEQSQKGLSSQAFAAATQDLEEVKEKLQDSESSPEATTPIVVGLTNQCDSVNEADTVVPVEETQTSVLGQQQEDCSSIMDELSKTTEHSAANVQKTSHQVLEDIMPLREDVEEDELTLRKCQDEERSQTSNTDDHLEDAQSDICTTVSTMSTISQDSPAKLKDLEDELMPDLVQSPSGNKTKGIWSPSASPSTSILKKCQKRPLEEETPSPLIKSRRVSFANPIQHQETADNIDRRSPALRTSSPRRAKVDNLPQPKFVTTPTKGALAISPRNLHSPNFRSSKKCLISEMSQEPRPVSKNCIYPALVGCSAPVEAVLPQISASIWSRGLGQLVRARNIKTVGDLSALTPNEIKMLPIHSPKISNVKKALKSYEQHRKGRGVDELKSFVETERMTSEAEDTCLTANQDEEEKPADVLATELTEEPAPAKLEEEPPKVAPDSSASGAPGDPPGGPEDLLARLDALNCAMTPTHLRDRSPQQLFDVHEHLSLLMRRVMCEMQSRLTTVSTP